The following is a genomic window from Sphingobacterium spiritivorum.
ATACAAAAAAGTATAGAATTGCAACGTATGCGCCTCTATGATAAGTATGTGTCCAGGTGGGCCGATATGGCAGACACAGATCATATCCCTTTGACAGACATGGAATACCTGAATCTATTTGGAGAGATCACAGGGTATACAAATAAGCTGCATCATGATGGTCTTACCATTACAATCAATAAACAGGAGTATGTATATGACAGCTTTGATCTGGCATTTAGAGAGCACAGACATATAGACTGGTGTGTGAAGTTTGATCAGCAAGACATGTCACAGGTGTTGGTTGTAAATGCAAAAAGTCAAAATGGAAGACTGATAGAAGAGATAGGTACCATCAAGTTTATGCTACAGAAGACCCATATACAACCAATGGCACTATACGATAGAAAGGAAGGAGATGCAGAGAAGCTGGCGCTTGTAAGCCAGTTCAATGACGATCTTGAAAATATCATTATCGATCGCAATATCAGAAATGACCGGATTGTCGGGCAGCTATTTGTGCAGAACCCCGCATTGGATGGCACCTTATCTAAACTGATTTTGACTGATAGCCTCGGGCAGCATAAAAATCAACGTAATACAAAGAAGTTTATTGAAGCTGCAGAGAAATTGAAGACCCGGCAATGGAGAGAGAAAATACCTGAGAATATCAATGTAAACAGAGAACGAGAAGAGTATATCAATGGAAAAATCAATTTAAACGACTTTATATGATGACAGACGAACTGAAAAATAAAATCATAACTGCTCTCGAAATCTATATCAGAGACAATAATCTCAACCAGGATGATATCGTTGTACATTCTGGTGTGAATGCACGCTATCTGATTGAAATGCGCAGAGGTAATTATAGCCTAAAAACCAAAGACAAGGAAGTTTTGATTGCTGACAAATATTTTAAAAGAATTGCAGATTTGATCAGTTATCAGACGGAGAAACAATATTGGCAAACCCAGGCAACTCCACAACTGAAAGAGATATTAGCTAATCTTCAGGAGGCTAAGGATCATGGAATTGTAACGGTATTGATTGGCGAAACAGGAAGCGGGAAAACGTTCTCACTTGAGCTTTTTAAGTCAAAATACAGGAGCGAAGTCTTTAGTATCAAAGTGGGTAGCTCTGATAATCTGGCAGATATCGTCGATAAGATGATGACCGAATTACGTCTTACATCAGAAAGAAAAACAAAGTCCGCCAAAGTCCGCCAGATCGCGAATTATATGAAGATGCTTTCGGAAAACGGCTTTGATCCGCTTTTTGCCTTTGATGAAAGTGAATATATGAAACAACCTGCCCTTTGTTCCTTTAAAGAGCTTGTAGATTACTTAAACAAATGGTGCTCACTCGTATTGCTTGGAACCTCCCAGCTGACCGAGAATATTGACAAGCTGAGAAAGAAGAACAAAGCAGGCATTCCACAGCTTTACAGACGCATAAAGTTCAGGATACGCCATCTTTCTCCTATAGATAAGAGATTCCGGATTTTCTTAAAAGAGATGGATAAAGAGACAGCAAAGTGGCTACAGGACAACTGTGACAACTATGGAGAGTTACATGACGTCATGGTCGCAGTATTGCGTGAAGCAGATAGAACGGGAAAACCAATGAACCTTGAATTTTTAAAAATAGTATTAGGGCAACAATAAGATGGCAAAAAGAGCATACAGTGTATCCGACCTCCTAAATAAAAAATACAAATTAATCCCCTTTGAAGGAGAGTGGCATGCCGCTTTTGCGCAGCCCGAATCTAATGGAGTCTGGTTTATCTGGGCCAACTCCGGAAATGGTAAAACCACCTTCGTTCTCAAACTATGTAAGGAACTTTGCAAGTATGAGAGAATTCTCTATAACTCTCTGGAAGAAGGAGCAGCAATGACCATGCGCAATGCCTTTCTAAATGCAGGCTTAGCATCTGTTAAAAGAAAATTGATCCTGGTACAAGAGACGATACAGGATTTAATGGAACGGTTAGATAAACTCAAAAGTCCTAATGTAGTCGTGTTAGATAGTTTTCAATATACAGGACTATCCTTTGAAAAGTACAGGGAATTAGTAAAGAGATACCCTAAAAAGCTGTTTATCATTATCAGTCAGGCAGATGGCAAGCAGCCAAGTGGTCGTACTGCAAAACGTGTAATGTACGATGCAGCACTCAAAGTCTGGGTTGAAGGATATCGTGCCTTTAGTAAAGGTCGTTACATCGGTCCATTGGGATACTACACCGTGTGGGATAGAGGAGCAAATGAATATCACGGAAATTAATGCCAGGAATTATGAAAATAAAGACCAAAATATCGCATTTAGAATTACTAAAACAACAAACCGCACAACAGCTTAAAGAAGTGTGCACATACCTGAATTGGACAGAAGAACAATACTGTGAGCATCAGCTGGCAGAATATGAAGCCTTTTTAGCCAGAATGTTTTACGGATGGCCGGAAAAAATGTTAAATGAAGTCCGTTTTTCTCCCATCATGTCCGGATTCTGGAAAAACGAATGGTTTCAGCGCAATCGCTCCGAATTTTTAGCATTAGCCAAAGAAGATCTTACATCCACTATGTCGGTCAATTCCGATGGAAAATTAGAGTGTTACGAACCAAATGAGTTTACTTACAAGCAAGTATATGATGAATATATCTGGATACATTCACATCGCAACCTCATTAATCAGGATTATTTCATGGCCGATTACAATCGTGTATTAAAACTAATCCGGCAACAAAACAAAAATAATTAACAACGTATAAATCATAAAATCTAAAATATCATGCTTACAATTGACATCACAAAACTATCTCCTGCGCAGCTTCTCGAATTATCTAAAGCCGCAGAGCAACTGACTGCACAAAAGAAACGTGAACGCGAACAAAACATTGCTGCGTACAAAGCTATGGTCGATGAGACTGTAGTAGCTTTAGCTCCCGATCTGGCCAGCTTTGGGACCTTACAGGGGCTGAAAGTAGAAAAGACTTTTAATGCATTCCAGCAGGCATTGGCCCTTAAAAAAGAATTGTATGACTACAAAGATAGTCAGGCCTCTCATACATTCACAAGTCGTGACGGGATGGCGAGTGTGACTATCGGTCATAATGAGATTATAGGATTTGACGGAACAGAGAATGCCGGCGTCATAAAGATCCGGGAATACATGACCACATTAGCTGATGAAGATCCAAAACGCAAAATCTTAGTGAGATTCCTGGAAACATTTATGAAACCCAATAAAAAGGGAGAGTTGAATCCCGCCCGCATAGTAGAACTTATTGGCTTGAAAGAAGAAGCTAATGATAATAGTTTCTCAGACGGAGTGGATATCATCGTCAATGCTCAGTTCAAAACACGCACTTCTACTTATGTAAAAGGATGGTTCAGGAGACAGGATGGAGAAGGAAAAGATATGAAATTAGAGTTCTCCATATCCACGAAGTAGTCTCTGACGTGGCAGGGTTGGATTACATATCACTGCAGGTCTAATCAATAATAAAGAAGTTTTTTTAAAATATGAGCGAACTGGAAAATACAACCTTTTTCTTCTCCGTAGCGGAGAAGAAAGCTTTCCTTGAAAAAGAAGGATACACTTTTGATCACCGATTAATTGAAAAGGAAGTAAACCTATATCAAAATGTATTTAAATCCATACAAACGACTGAACTGGTCGTGATAAAAGAAGGTGCTGAACAGGACATTCACAAAGCCTTCATACAAGCATTGAAAACAAAACTATTACGGTTATGAGAATAGGATTTAAAAACTACTGGAGTATAAAAGATGCATTAGTGCTTCCGATACTTGCACTCTCATTTAACAGATCCAGATTTGAAATTGTGTTTTTCGGTATTGGACTTGTTTTGTGGAAGCTTTGATGATGAGACATTATGCACAATTCTATGCTATTTGCAGGGCATTAGGCATGGATAAAGAAGAGGTAGTATACAGTTTCACGCAAGGCCGGACACAAAGCCTGTCTGCAATTACAGATGGCGAATGGAAAGAGTTGATGATGAAGATGCGACAATTGCAGCCTCCCAAAACTCCGGATCAGAAGTTACCGGGTGATCGTCAGCGAAAAAAACTAATTGCCTTAGCAGCAAAAATGAACTGGGGAACCGATATGCTCTCCATATTAGATGCCCTGAATTCCTTTTTACAAATAAACTATAATAAACAGTTGAACGGATTGAATACTTCAGAACTGAACAGAATAGTCGCCGTTTTTGAAAACAAATTACTGCCTGACTATTTAAGTAAAATATAGAAGGCAGACAACTGAGGGATATAAAGATCGGGGAGACTAATTATCAAAAACAGTAATAAACCCATTTATCAACGAAAATAATAATAAAATGCACCTAAATAAAATTAAAAAATTACCACAATATCATAAACTAATTGTGCCATACCCCCAATCAAGATTTGAATACGGGCATGTGTCTGTCACAGAAGGAAATAACGACAGGCCGGTATGTATGCTTCCGCTTTCAGAGGCTGACCACACTTATGCTTCACAAAGGACAATCAGGAATGCCGAAATGATAAGGCGTTTGCCTGATTTGCTCTCTGTAGTAGTGGATATACTTATTGCCGAAAATATAAACCAGGATCATTTAAAAGAGATTCAAACAAGGTTTAAAAAGATATTAAAATAAAGATGACAACATCTTTTCTACATCAGGTGATCAACAAAGAAAAGCAATATGGTGTTAAAACAAGAAATAAAATGGCTTGATGCATATATCAAAAAGTTAGTGAAGCAAAATGAGGACGTATGGATGCTACGTGCAATCCTTCAGCGATTAAAGCGGGAAGATAATAAAGAACCACCTAATGCCTATCATAATCAGGCGGTAGGATATTACAAACAATGGCTGATGACGCAGGGACTACCTCCCATAGTAAATTCCAGACAAGGGAAAGCAATGAAAGATATACTGTCACAACTTAAAACGGCCAGTAAAGATAAAACAGAGGAGTCCGCATACCATTCGTTTATAGCCATACTCACACACTGGAATCGCGTGGGTGAGTATCATATCAGGCGCAAGCAACTGGCACATATAAATGAAAATCTGCTGGATATTATAGACAAGATTAAAAATGGAACAACAAAACAAAGCATTAATATCATGGAAGCCCACCAGGTTCATGATGAACTTAGCAAAAAATACAGCACAGGCAATGGTGCAGATGGCTAAATATACGCCTCAAATGCTGGAAGACAGGTTTGATGCATACAGGCAGCTATTAGAAACGCTGGATACCATTGATCGCAGTCTGCGATATTTTTATGAGTATGAAGGAAAGGATAAAGCCCGGAATATTCTAAAATTAAAACGACTTTCTGCGCATTTTAATGAATTATTGAATCAATATACAGCACCTCAGACTTTGGCTGTCTTAGCCAGACAGAATAATGAAGCTGCGATTGACCACATTGTGATGATGATCATGTATATAAAAATGTTTTTTATGGTAGATCGCTCCATCACAAAAGAAGCATCCTTCCAGGTAGCTCATATAATACTATCCGAATTTCCCTATCTGACTTTAGAAGAGATTTCCATTTGCTTTAATAATGGTATCAAAGGATATTATGGAGCAGATTATCAGCGTCTGGATGGACCCTCCCTTATTAAATGGATTCAACAGTACGCCAGCGAAAGACAGCTACGTATCGCCGAGAAACAATATGCCAGAGAAGTACAATATAAGTCCGGATCGGAGACAGGACGTACACAAAAGGGAGATTCACTACAATCCTTTTTGAAAAAAGCGACAGGCGCATCGATTATTTATAATGAAATTAAAGGTAAAAAGTAATATATTTGAATTACTAATCTTAAAGCAAATGAAAAATCTAACATTCTTATTATTATCTGGATTATTTTTGTTTTCCTCCTGCACAAAAGAAAAAATTGTAGAGGTGGAGAAAATTGTTGAGGTGGAGAAGGAAAAACCTGTATTGGATGCTATCGATAAGGTAGAAACTTATCTGTTAAGCTTTCCGGATAAATACGGATCAGGTTCTAACGCTCCCCAGATTATTCGGGCAGATCTTAAAAAAGTGGTGGGCACCAAGACTTATGACTATATCACGGTCTATGGTGGGCAGAGTCGTTTTGATAAACCTGCTCCTGAAAATTATGGAAATGACAGCGAAATCATTACTTTACTATGGCGTAATTCTACGCTTACAGATGTTCGTGTATATGAATACTCTAACAGTAAATATGAGAATAAGCCTAATTACAATATAACCGGTGAAAATCTTCGTCCGGTTGCAGATTTTGCCAAAAACACTTATATCGGTACTATTACAATTACAGACTTAAATAAAAAATAAGCAAAGAATAGTTTGTACTACGATACAGAAGTAAAAAATATATAAAAAAAGAGTCTAAAATTATTTAGGCTCTTTTTTTATGTTATATAATAATTCGTATATTTGTGTTAGTTGTTATAGATTTTATTTATGGCCAGACCAGAGACTCTCAGACTACATCAGGATATAAGACATGAATTTGAACGCATGAGCAAGATCAAAGCCCATGGTGTTCAAAAATTCACCTATGAGTATATCTTTAATGAGATTGCAATAAAATTTTACAAAAGTCCTAAAACAATCGAAAACATTGTTTTCAACCGTACATCGGTCTCAAAAATGACTACCTCCAAGCAGACAGTGCTGTTCTAAGGTAGATCAAACCGCTGTGTTTCCACCTCTTTAAAACCACCCTCTTCCCATTCTTTTTGAGCAGAATAGTCTATCAACGTACAACTGTATGTGATATTCCAAAGATTTTCGGGACCTTCAGTATCCACAGGAACAAAGGAAACCCTTCTCATAGAGGAATAATGTTCTCCCTGAGATCCATGGAGTATAATATTGATATTATCTATTAGATTGAGGAAATCAGCTGCATCAGTACTGACATTTGTATTTGGCAAAGTTTTGTAGAAAAGAAATACATCGACCAACAGCGTTACATTCTGGATCTTCAGCCCTATATCGGCTATATTGCTGCTTCTGAAGCCTAGAAAAATAGAAGGAGTAGGTACCGGTTGTTCAGGATTCTGATTGAATACCTGAAAATTCCAAAGATCAATCAAGCTGATATTCTCAATATGTTCACTGAGCTTATCCGACAGCTCTTTATATAATTCTACAAAGTTTTGCATTTTAGTATTGTTTTAAAGCGTTTTTAAAATTCTATTAATCACCTGTTCCTATATCCGGTATACATTGACCCCTATTATTTGAGGAGGCTTTGTATCAGGAGTATCTGCCATTACATCTCTAACCTCCAAAAGATCCAATACGTTTGCTCCCGCAAAAGCCATAGACAGATCTGCATACCAGACACTTTCTAAAATGGATTTTATAGCTCCATTTTTGACCCATAGACCTCAATCCCCTTTTCGGTATACTAACTATAATTTCAAATGATATGAAGCAAAGTTGCTTAAATGATAGCAACCTAAAAAAACAAGGATATTCATTAGTATGCTGCTGATACTAATTTAGTTAGCTGCTTATACTAAGCCGGTTCTGGTATTTTTTTTTACTCCGTTTTAACACTTGTTTTGTATCATCAAACACGAAGACGTGAATGTAAACAACAAGTATGAAGATCACAGCGGAGGCGCATTCGGACCGGGGCTACATCCACATTACCGACGTAATCGGGACCTATTCAACGACAGGAAGTGCCGCTGTCATGTGTGCCGCTGTGAATTCTCTCACAATGATTTTTAATGTACATACCATGGATTTTTTGAATAAAATTTCCGGGTAGACATGAGGATCTGATTCTTGAAATAATGTATTAAAAAAGAGTAACCAGATATGCAGTTAACTAAAAATTTCACGCTTGCTGAATTTGCCTGTAAGGACGGTACTGCGGTACCTCCGCGATTCTACAGTAATGTAACCAGGCTCGCACAGAACCTTCAGAACCTGAGGGATTATATCGGTACAGCTGTTGTCATTACCGGCAGCGGATATCGTACCGCTATTCATAATAAAAAAGTAAAAGGAGCCTTACATTCTCAGCATCTTACAGCTTCTGCTGCAGATATCAATGTCAAAGGATACACACCCGATCAATTGGCTGTAATTATTGAAAAGCTGATTTCAAAAGGTGTAATGGCAGAGGGAGGAATCGGTATATATAAAACCTTTCTTCACTATGATATCCGTGGTGTGAAGGTTAGATGGTAATGAGGAGACAGAAATCTATGCCCCGTGTAAATGCGTTTTCAGCGGTAATACTACCCTTGTTGTTATGCACTGGTGTGCTGATTACGGGCTGCAAATCATCGCGTCAGGTACCTGTTACCACCAATATAATACAACAAGATACAGTCAGAGTGACCAGTACTATTCGTATCAGAGATACAATTTTGGTAACGAAGCCAGCTAAGGTCTCTCTGGATATCCAGGTCGAAGATCTGAAAGAAGGTTTTGTCCGGAAAAATAGCAACAGGAATGCAACCGTAAGTGCAAGGGTAACAAGCGGCCGACTCAATATGGATTGTATCTGTGATAGTCTGTCTATATATGCGCAGCTCAGAGATAAGATGATTCAGACCGATACGCAACGAAGATTAACGATTACCAATACAGTATCAAAAGAAATCAAATTCACCCCCTGGTACATTCGTGTATTAGCCTGGGTGGGCGGCATCAGTCTCATAATCATAATAAGCCGTATTCTATTAAAACGAATAAAATTAATAAAATGGAAGTTTTAACAACAAAAAAGGAAGCAAAGACAGAAAAACCATTTAAAACTGTCGATGCAGAGCGCTTAGAGAAGATCTCTTACGCTAATCTACATCAGGTAGTCACAAATACTACCCAGACGCTAAAAACACAAGAAGTATAATGGCACAAATGAACGGAATTAATATTGAGAGGCTGCAAGGCGGTCTCCAACGTATGGCAGAGGGTACAGATAACCATCTAGGTTATATTGTAAACGGTATTCCAGCCGGAGCGGTGGCTACAGCTGTAAATAATGGTGGCAAAGGAGTGGTATTGACCTCTACATTTGATGCAGAGGAACTCGGGATCAACGAAAATTTTGATACCAGTAATAATGTAGCAGTATACGATCAGATCTCAGAGTTTTTCAGACTTGCACCAGAGGCGACCCTATACCTGTTTAACAGTTCATTGGCAGCAGATCTGACTACTTTTATTAATCATAACCCCGAAATAAAGGGATATGCTATTGCTCAGACTCATAATAGTCAGACTCCAAATCAACTGAGCAATCTTGTCAATGCTCAGCAATTGATCGTAAACACATTGGCTGAAGAAAATCGATTCATTGATTTTGTACTCCTGGGTGTGGATGATCTAAATGATTTTTCACTGGATCTATACAGCCTCCAATGTCCACAGGTATCTGTAATCGTGGCTTGTGAGAAAGAAGATGGAAGGGTATCTCTGGGATCAGCATTAGGTATGATCGCTGTACGTAAGATTTCAGAAAATTTGGGATCTGTAGATATTGAGCTAAAACCTCGTACCAAACGCGGATCCTCAGATTATCCGCTAACGGATGAAACCTCAAACAGATGGATGGATGCCTATCTGACAGATGAAAAAACAATCGCCTCTCTGGATAAAGCCCAGTTAAATGCAATTGTAAACAAAGGATATATTATTGCCGTCGGTTATCAGGGATATGCAGGTTTCTTTTTTAACAATTCAGGTACAGCCATTGACCGCAATTCAGACTATGCGTATATCGAAAATAACCGTGTATGGAACAAAGCTGTACGCATTATTCGTGCAACGCTATTGCCTCGTATCAAATCAAAAGTCAAAAAAGATCCTGCAACAGGATTTATTGCAAGTACAACAGCAGCTTACTGGCAGACTTTATTAGAGAAAGCGCTGGATAGAATGATTGCAGATGACGATATCAGCGGACGTGAAGTAATTATTAATCCTAAACAGGTTGTCAATGACTCCTCTCCTGTAAAAGTTCAGGCACGCATTGTTGCTGACGGAGTAGTGCATGAGTTCACTGTAGCGGTAGGTTTAACAAATAGTATTTAAAAGAAATGGCAAGAGAAACTAGAATTATAAACAAGTTTGGGGTGATGACAGGATGGAATTCCATTACCGCCAACGTAATGGGCTGTGACCTGGAAGGCATATCAGCCCTGGCATATTCGGACTCCGAAACAAAAGAAAATGTATACGGATCAGGTAAATATCCGGTCGGAAGAAGCCGTGGTAACTACGAACCTACAGCTTCATTTACCCTTTACAAAGAAGAGGTGGATGCACTGAAAAAATCCTTATCTGCTGGTAAGCGATTACAGGATATCGCTCCTTTTGATATCAATGTAGAGTATGCACGGGAAGACGGCACAATCACACGGGACGTCATCCGCAATGCCGAATTTACAAATGATGGTGTCGAAGTCGCACAGGGAGATGGCACTATCGCCACAGCTTATACACTGATTGTTTCACACATTGACTGGAACGTATAATGGAGTTGGCAGGAAATTTAAAAAAAACAGGCAAAGAAGGCGCTTTCCAGGTCATACGACCTTATGGAGAAGAACAGATCGAAATACATGCTGCCCGTATGGGAGGCAGACGCAATCTGCGCGAAGTCACCATCACCACAGATGATGACTACCAGTTTGTGTATCTCATCAAGAAGCCAGGTCGCTCAGTGATTCAGGCTGTTGCCGAATACGAAGTGAAAAAGGACAGTACAGCGCAGCAAAAAGTAATGCTGGGATGTGTGTTGGAAGGTGATCGTGATGCATATGAACATGATGGTGCAGTCTATTCACAACTGCTGACCAGGATAGGAGATCTGTTGACTACAGCCAAAGCAGAGATAAAAAAGCTGTAGACCGGTACAGGTTGGACCCGGAAGATGTAACCGGTCGACAGATAGAAAAGATCGATGCCGTGATACAGGTAGGTATGGGCATCGATCCTGATACCCTCAGTGAGGAGGATTGGGCAAAGCATTATCAGCAGTGGGTATATGTACAAGAGGTAACCGCAAAAAATAACGAAGCCGTGCTCAGAAAGGTGCTGGCAGAATTGCTCACAGAGGTTTTTAAAACACTAGGTAAACGAAAGTAAACAGATGGCATCAATTGATTTAAAATGGATTCTTGAATTAGGCGACAAAGTGAATGCCCCCATCAAAAACATGATTAAGGGCTTTGATAGTGTCTCTAATTCAGTAGATAAGTTGTCACAATCTGTCAAGTTTACGGCGTCGGAGGCAAGAGAAGCACTTGAAAATACGAAGACTCATTTTAGAGATCTAAAAGACAAGATCAAAGAAAACGAAGAAGAACTCAAGGGACTCGAAAAAGCATATAAAAACGCTTTACCCGGGAAAGATAAAGCTGAGGCATTAGAAGCCTGGGAAGCGCAGAAAGCAAAAGTAAAAAATTTACGAACGGAGCTAAAGGATACCAAAGATGATCTGAATACGATCAATGGCCGTCTGGATGAGATCAAAAATAATGCAGACCAATGGACTGCAGTAGCAGAGGGGATCAATCAGACGATGAAGTTTGTGACCAATGGATTAGATTTTTCTGTTGAAATACGCAACCTCACGGTAGAAGTACAGCGTATGACCAATCTGTCAGGCAAATCTCTGGATGATTTTGTGGCCAAAAGCCGCGAGATCGGAAAAGTATATGGCGAAGATGCGACAAAGGTTGCCAAGACCGCAAATGCCATGACCAAGCAGATGGGCGGAAGTTATGAAGAAAACTTAAAGCTCATAGAAGAAGGGTACAAGCGAGGTGCGAATATCAACGGTAATTATTTGGATCAGCTCAATGAGTACGGACCGCAATTCAAGAAGTTTGGAATCGATGGAGCAACTGCAATAGCTCT
Proteins encoded in this region:
- a CDS encoding DNA repair protein RadA family protein, with product MAKRAYSVSDLLNKKYKLIPFEGEWHAAFAQPESNGVWFIWANSGNGKTTFVLKLCKELCKYERILYNSLEEGAAMTMRNAFLNAGLASVKRKLILVQETIQDLMERLDKLKSPNVVVLDSFQYTGLSFEKYRELVKRYPKKLFIIISQADGKQPSGRTAKRVMYDAALKVWVEGYRAFSKGRYIGPLGYYTVWDRGANEYHGN
- a CDS encoding DUF3164 family protein yields the protein MLTIDITKLSPAQLLELSKAAEQLTAQKKREREQNIAAYKAMVDETVVALAPDLASFGTLQGLKVEKTFNAFQQALALKKELYDYKDSQASHTFTSRDGMASVTIGHNEIIGFDGTENAGVIKIREYMTTLADEDPKRKILVRFLETFMKPNKKGELNPARIVELIGLKEEANDNSFSDGVDIIVNAQFKTRTSTYVKGWFRRQDGEGKDMKLEFSISTK
- a CDS encoding YcbK family protein yields the protein MQLTKNFTLAEFACKDGTAVPPRFYSNVTRLAQNLQNLRDYIGTAVVITGSGYRTAIHNKKVKGALHSQHLTASAADINVKGYTPDQLAVIIEKLISKGVMAEGGIGIYKTFLHYDIRGVKVRW
- a CDS encoding DUF2586 family protein, with product MAQMNGINIERLQGGLQRMAEGTDNHLGYIVNGIPAGAVATAVNNGGKGVVLTSTFDAEELGINENFDTSNNVAVYDQISEFFRLAPEATLYLFNSSLAADLTTFINHNPEIKGYAIAQTHNSQTPNQLSNLVNAQQLIVNTLAEENRFIDFVLLGVDDLNDFSLDLYSLQCPQVSVIVACEKEDGRVSLGSALGMIAVRKISENLGSVDIELKPRTKRGSSDYPLTDETSNRWMDAYLTDEKTIASLDKAQLNAIVNKGYIIAVGYQGYAGFFFNNSGTAIDRNSDYAYIENNRVWNKAVRIIRATLLPRIKSKVKKDPATGFIASTTAAYWQTLLEKALDRMIADDDISGREVIINPKQVVNDSSPVKVQARIVADGVVHEFTVAVGLTNSI
- a CDS encoding ATP-binding protein; protein product: MMTDELKNKIITALEIYIRDNNLNQDDIVVHSGVNARYLIEMRRGNYSLKTKDKEVLIADKYFKRIADLISYQTEKQYWQTQATPQLKEILANLQEAKDHGIVTVLIGETGSGKTFSLELFKSKYRSEVFSIKVGSSDNLADIVDKMMTELRLTSERKTKSAKVRQIANYMKMLSENGFDPLFAFDESEYMKQPALCSFKELVDYLNKWCSLVLLGTSQLTENIDKLRKKNKAGIPQLYRRIKFRIRHLSPIDKRFRIFLKEMDKETAKWLQDNCDNYGELHDVMVAVLREADRTGKPMNLEFLKIVLGQQ